TCGATGATCAGTGACGACAGGGTGGCCCCGGTCGCCGTCGACACCGGCACCGCGACCATGAACAGTGAGACCGCCCTGGAGCGTTGCTTTTCGGGGAACCAGAACGTGAGATAGAGAATGATTCCCGGAAAGAACCCCGCCTCCGCGACGCCCAGAAGGAATCGCAACACGATGAGGGTTTCCGCGTTGGGTACGAATGCGATTGCGGTGCTGATAATTCCCCACGTGAGCATGATGCGCGCCAGCCACCGGCGGCCACCGAACTTGTGGAGCGCAATGTTGCTCGGTACCTCCAACAGGACGTATCCGAGGAAGAAGATGCCCGAGGCGAAGCCGAACATCTTCGCGCTCATCGCGAGGTCTTCGTTCATACCGCTCGGTCCGGCGAAGCTGATGTTCACCCGATCGAGGTAGTTGACGAAATAGAGGAGGATCAGGAACGGGATCAGACGACGGGTGACTTTCGTCATCGTCTGTTGTCCCACCGGCGAATCCGGGAGGTGCGTGGTCATAGGTCTTCCTGCGGCTCAGCCTTTCTGCACAGCGTTGGCCCCCAAGGTGCTCATCGAAGCAGATTTCGGCAGCCTCCTGCCGACGAACCGAAACAATTGCGTAGGCTGACATTTGGTGTGACGTTTCGACTTCCCCGCCCCGACCTCAACGCCGACGGTCGTCGGTATGGTGGCGGCGATGCCGGTGCCACGCGTGAACGGGGCCGGACGACCACCGCTGGGCCTGCGGCTGACGGCGGTATTCGTCGGAGCCACCGCGATCTGGATCCTGCTGTCCGCGGGCGTTGCCGTGGTCTTTGGCGAGAGCTACTCCCGCCCTGCCCACATTGTGCGTGCGGTCGGAGCGACGGTCCTGACGGTGCCCCTGATCGTGGTGGCGCGCCGACTGCTCGACCGGGCATCGTTCTCCGATCTCGGGCTCACCCCACTGCGCGTTGGATGGCGGCCATTACTGGTCGGCGCGTTGTGTTGGGCGATCCCCGTGACCATCTCCGGCTCGGTCGTCGTCGTACTGGGCTGGGCGAAACTGACCGTGACCGCGCCGGTGGGCAGTCTGGTCGGCGGGTTGGCCGCGGTGACCGTGCTGGTGTTCCTCTACGAAGCGCTGCCGGAGGAGCTGATCTTCCGCGGCTACTTCTACGCCAACCTCGCCGAGCGCTGGCAACCCAGCGTGACCGTGTTGGTCCAAGCCGCACTATTCACGTTGTGGGCCGGCGCGATCGGGGCCGCCGCGTCGATCGACCGAATCCTGCTTCTCTTCGCTTTCGGGTGTGCGCTTGGCGTTCTCCGGGCCGCTACCGCACACCTGTGGACCACCATAGGTTTTCACTGGGCCTTCCAGGTGACCGCGCAGTTCCTGGGTCCGAGTTGGGACGCCGTCGAACTCGACGACCCGGAGCTCGCATTCGGGGCGGCGATCAGCGTGATCCCCTTCATGGTCACGCTGCCAGTGGCGGCGCTACTCGCACGACGCCGCATGTAGGTTGCCAAATTGCGTGTCATTTGTCCGCGCGTCGACCAGGTACAACCGTGGCATTGCCATTGAAATGCCGGCCGGGCTTTGCCATCTAAATGTCGAATCCTAGAACCGAACGGTTGTCCCAGAAATCGCACGGTGTCACCGCTGACATCTCGCGCGGAGTCGTTCCTGCAAGCTGCTAGTCGTCGATCGCGTTCGCGGAAAACCTTGTCCTGGAGGGGATTGCCGCGTCGATCGCTAGCGTCGGTGACGCCTATGCGATCGTTTCGCGAATAGTCACAAGACGGCCGAATATGGGCCCAGGCCTACACAGACCGCGCTCTGGGGGCCGCCCGCGGTCCCGGCGAGCTCCACGCCGCAGCCCTTGCCGCTCGAGATGTACGTGGTCCCCGGAACGTACGGGGTGAAGTACACCTGCGCGGTAGACTCAGCGGGGCGGCTCGCACATTGACCGGCGCCGGAGCTTCCTTCTGCGTTGATGCAGACGACTTGCCGGGTGGGAACAATGGACCCGGTGCATGGGTACGGAGTAACGGTTGCGGTCACCATGTTGGCGCCCGAAACCTCAACCAGCTGGGGCAGGGACAACGTGTAGGCGCACGAAGGTTTGTCTGCCGGGCTCGGCGAGGGCCTTGCCGTCACTATTGTGTCCGCGGGGCCGAAAACGGTCGATGCAAACCCCAACGTCGCCAGCGCCACCGCGTGGAGCAGCAAGTGCCGACTTCGTTGTGCTGACATTGCTTGAGCGCACACATATCCGTTGTGGCTACGTCGGCGGTGATAAGTGCGAGGCCAGACCCTCGCCGGAGACGCTGTTGGACCACGTCCGTATCGCTCGCCCGACAACGCCGCGCCGCCTAGCTCTTCGGGCACGAATGTCGGGTGTAGACGCTTCGATGACGTCCGCCTCCGACAATTGATAGCCGTCACCACACGCGGCAAGATCCAGTCGGTCATTCGTGAGTAGTCCAGTACTGCGCCAGTGAAATCTGGAGCATACGAACTGGTGTCGGGCTCAGTTCGGGTGCTGAGTGATTCCAGGGTGGCGTCTGGTTTTCCGCACGGGCGCCGACGCCATCCATCGTGTCGCGGTTTTGCTCTGCGCGGGTGACCCTCGCGCACGTACCGCAGACGATCGCCTGGCGACCGCTAGCTTGCCTCTTCGCAGTTTTTCGGGTCATCGCGGTACCTCCATTACTCGTTTACTTGATTGGGGCGTTGCCGGGTTGGCCGTAGACCGCGACCACCACGCTGCGGTCAAGGCTGTTCTCAGACCACACTCCGATGGCCGTGTTGGCGCAGTCCTGCATGATCGCGCGCGCGTGGGCGTCGTGCCACCACTGGTTGAGGATCTCGATTCCGTTTATGGACAGGGCGGGGTTGATCGCCACCGTTTGGGCCACTTTGCCTTGGAAGCCGGCCGCGTTGGCTCGGTCCTGCGGCGTGGACCCGTCCGAACCGATGTCGCCGTCGACGAAACGGTTGTCGCGCACGTCGAACGTGTGCCGTCGCGCAGCTTCGATGAGACGTTCGTCCAACCGGGGTTCTGTAGTACAGCCGTTCTGGTGTTGAGCGGTGTAAATGTTGGCGAAGACGCCGTTGTTGAGCCGCTTGTTGTCAGCGGAGGCAGCAGGCGAGGTCACTAACAGCGTGGTGGCGGTAACCAGCATCACCGCTGGCGTGACGGCGTAGCGTTGCATTGCGGCCTTTACCCTCATCGGGCGATCTCCTCGGCGGTCCGTTCTTCCCGTGGTTGCACTTCGACATCAGCAATGCTCGGCCCTTGCAATGTGACCCGACCGTAGAGGCGGTGTCGCTCGCTTTCGCCTCGATCATGGTGGGTGGACACGGCTAACATGATGTAGCGGGCAGCCGTGATCAGGCGAACTTTGTTCCGACCGTGAATGCGTCTCTGCGCGCCGCGATATCAGTGTTCCAGGCGTCATGGGTGGCGTGGACCGCTTGGGTTGGTTCAGCCTCGCGGTAGTCGTGCTCCCATACTCTTCGCTGGCACATGTGGTGGGAAGTTCGACGGCTTCGGTCAAGTCGGCCAATGTCGAGGCACCGTTTGCCCGCGGCATGTTCGGATCCGTCGGGGTTCCTGGGTTGACGGCGTCGGCGTTTCTCCACATCGCTACGTCCGGTCGAATAGTCGACTGGTGCTCGGGCCTCATAAGCAATTGCCGGCAGCGCCGACTCGAATATGCGACCGTAGACCGGGCATCACGGGACGAACTCGACGTTCGATGCTTTGGTACCGACACCGTCATCTTGTAGATGGATCCGCATGCGCCAGGACCGCGGCGGCCCACCGGGTGTACCTGGGGTCACCGTCTTCACCGTCAGCGCTACCGGGACCCGCGCCACATTTCCTTGCTGGGACTCCAGTCCCGCTTCTGTCACCGCGCCCTCAGATTTCGACTGCGCTTGCCGAACTAATTCGACGAATGCCTGAGACCGCTGCTGGAAGTCGTCATGGAATGTGCCGGTCGGGTCAAGAATACGTCGCACATTGGTGTCCGCGTTTCTCGCGTCAATGGTCGACAAGTTCAATGCCACTTGACGACCCACCTGCAGGAACAGATTGCGCTGGTCCTCCGCGCGACTCGACTCGAAGGCCCGGTAGCCTGACCAGGCCGCGAGACCGATCAGCAACACAACAACAAGCAGTGCACCGACCATGGCCGATCGGATCCCGAGCGCGTGCCGGGGGCCGGCGCGGCATCGGAGTCCGGTGACCTGTCGGGATCCGCCGTGGGTGTATGCCGCCGGGATCCATCCGAGGTTGCCTCTTCTCCGCGGCTTCCGTGCTGCGGTTCGCCGGCGGTGATTGGGTCTATTTCTCTGTCGGGGGAATCAACATCGATTGCCATGTCTGCTCCTCGGGGGCTGATCGTGCGAGGTCGGCTTGGGTGTAGACGTGTCCGTCGGGTCCGATGTAGGCGCCGGTCGCTGGGTCGTAGCTGGCGGTCGCGAGGGGCGGCGGCGGGGGCGCTGGCAGCTCCGGCGGGGGGGCTGGCGGCAGTTGGGGGACCGCCTGTCCCGACAGAGTGGCGTTCGGATCGCCTTTCCAGTTGGTGCCGTCGTTGAGGGGTACGTATTGTTCGTCGCTCTCGCACATTTTGGCGGTGGGGGCGCGTTTGCCGGGCGTCGCTAGACATGGATAATTCCGCGCGCCGCGTACGGCAGTGAACGGTGAGTCCTGCGGGATGCGGCAGTACATGTCGCCGGGCCCGAGGTCCGGTGCGTCCTCGAATGTGGGCGTGCGTTGCTGCTGGGCAGGTAGGAACCCGGTGTTGCACGGTGGTGGGATATTGATGTTGAGGTTGAAGTCCAAGAACAGACCCCGGTATGCCTGCTTGGTATTCATGTTCGGCACAGACATACCCTGGAATTCGGCGGTTCCCGCGGGCAGCAATACCAGCAGTTGTTCAATGGCGGGCTGGTAGACGATCGCAACGGTGTTCACACTCACCAGGTTGGCCAGCAACACCGGCAGGGTCGGTTGAAGTCGGTCGACGAGTTGTCTGGCCTCGTCTGCCGCTGCGGGACCCTTCTCCAAGAGTGCGGCCACTGACTCGTCGTTGTCTTGGAGTTGGCTGGTGATGGTCGCGAGGTTTGTGGCCCACGCGTCGATCGCGTCAGAATTTTGGCTTTGCGAGTCCAGCACGGATTGGGACTGATCGATTAGCGCGGTCAGCGGTTCCAGATTGATGCGGGCGTCGATCGCCAGCTGGGTGGAGCCCTTGACAAATCGCGATATCTCGGGACCCAATCCTGCTATGGCCGTGTAGCTTTCGTCGATCACGGTGGTGAGGTTTTCCCGCGGGATCGCCTGCAGGCCCCGGTTGGTGGCGTCGAGCAGCGTGTTGATGTCTGGTGGTACCTGGCTGTTGCTTACTGGTATGACGTCGCCGTCCTTCAGCGGTGGTGCGTCGGCACTGCGCGGGACGAGTGCGACGTACTGTTCGCCGACTGCCGAAACGCTGTGCACTTCGGCTTGGAGGTCGGAGGGTATCGGCACGTCGGAGCGTAGTGACAGCACGGCCTCAACACCGGTGTCGGTGAGATGGATACCTTCGACGCGGCCGACCTTGGTGCCGCGGTAGGTGACGTTGCCGGACTTGTACAGACCGGCGGCCTGTGGAAGTTGCACCGTCACCTGGTACTGGCCGATACCGAACCAGGTGACCGGCGCCTTGAAGTAGCCAAAGAGCATCACGGCGCCAGCAACCAGGGCGACGGTGGAGAAGATGGCCAACTGGATGACGGTGTGTCGGTTCAGGCGCATGCTATGGCCCCTGATTGTGTTGGTAGGGAACGACGAGCGGATTGCCGGAGGTGTAGGGGCTGGGAAGCTGTCCAATCGTTCGACCCCATTGCAGTTCCAGTTCGGTGAGGTCGCCCTCCCAGCGGGTGCCGGTGAAGAAAGAAGAGTCGATTCGGCTCAAAGTGAGGTCAATGATGGCGGTGAGGTTGGCGTAGTCACCGCGAACCCAGTTCGTCAGCGTCTCCTTCGGCCACGGGAAGGTGCCCAGGAAGCTCAGTGAGCGGGTCAGGTCCGGCCCGGCGTTGGCCAGTGACTCAAAGACGGGCCCGAGAGCACGGAGCTCCTTGACCAGATTGTCCTTCGTCTGGTTGACGGTGTCCGCGGTCAAGGCGCTGAATTTGCCGAAGGTGTCCAGGGCATCAGCCAGATTGTTGCGCTGTTCCCTAAGAACCGAGAGCGCGTCGGGAATGGTGCGTAACGCCTTGTCCAAGGCGGGCTTCTGGTCGGCGATCTGGCCGACCAGATGGTTGAGGCTCTCGGTGGCGGCGATGATGTCGCCCGTTTGATCGTTGAGCTTCGTGATGAATTGG
The nucleotide sequence above comes from Mycolicibacterium moriokaense. Encoded proteins:
- a CDS encoding CPBP family intramembrane glutamic endopeptidase yields the protein MPVPRVNGAGRPPLGLRLTAVFVGATAIWILLSAGVAVVFGESYSRPAHIVRAVGATVLTVPLIVVARRLLDRASFSDLGLTPLRVGWRPLLVGALCWAIPVTISGSVVVVLGWAKLTVTAPVGSLVGGLAAVTVLVFLYEALPEELIFRGYFYANLAERWQPSVTVLVQAALFTLWAGAIGAAASIDRILLLFAFGCALGVLRAATAHLWTTIGFHWAFQVTAQFLGPSWDAVELDDPELAFGAAISVIPFMVTLPVAALLARRRM
- a CDS encoding CAP domain-containing protein, encoding MRVKAAMQRYAVTPAVMLVTATTLLVTSPAASADNKRLNNGVFANIYTAQHQNGCTTEPRLDERLIEAARRHTFDVRDNRFVDGDIGSDGSTPQDRANAAGFQGKVAQTVAINPALSINGIEILNQWWHDAHARAIMQDCANTAIGVWSENSLDRSVVVAVYGQPGNAPIK
- a CDS encoding mammalian cell entry protein, with the translated sequence MVGALLVVVLLIGLAAWSGYRAFESSRAEDQRNLFLQVGRQVALNLSTIDARNADTNVRRILDPTGTFHDDFQQRSQAFVELVRQAQSKSEGAVTEAGLESQQGNVARVPVALTVKTVTPGTPGGPPRSWRMRIHLQDDGVGTKASNVEFVP
- a CDS encoding MCE family protein, encoding MRLNRHTVIQLAIFSTVALVAGAVMLFGYFKAPVTWFGIGQYQVTVQLPQAAGLYKSGNVTYRGTKVGRVEGIHLTDTGVEAVLSLRSDVPIPSDLQAEVHSVSAVGEQYVALVPRSADAPPLKDGDVIPVSNSQVPPDINTLLDATNRGLQAIPRENLTTVIDESYTAIAGLGPEISRFVKGSTQLAIDARINLEPLTALIDQSQSVLDSQSQNSDAIDAWATNLATITSQLQDNDESVAALLEKGPAAADEARQLVDRLQPTLPVLLANLVSVNTVAIVYQPAIEQLLVLLPAGTAEFQGMSVPNMNTKQAYRGLFLDFNLNINIPPPCNTGFLPAQQQRTPTFEDAPDLGPGDMYCRIPQDSPFTAVRGARNYPCLATPGKRAPTAKMCESDEQYVPLNDGTNWKGDPNATLSGQAVPQLPPAPPPELPAPPPPPLATASYDPATGAYIGPDGHVYTQADLARSAPEEQTWQSMLIPPTEK
- a CDS encoding MCE family protein, with product MVLATLSACQWQGLNSLPLPGTEGGGPGAYVVTAQLPNVAYMEPNARVRVGDATVGNVTKIERQDWHALVTMKLNGDVDLPSNATAKVGQTSLLGSLHIELAPPTDIAPQGKLHNGSLIPLSRGGAYPATEQTLSAMSLLLNGGGLGQLQDITAAFSTAFAGREKDLKSLITQLDQFITKLNDQTGDIIAATESLNHLVGQIADQKPALDKALRTIPDALSVLREQRNNLADALDTFGKFSALTADTVNQTKDNLVKELRALGPVFESLANAGPDLTRSLSFLGTFPWPKETLTNWVRGDYANLTAIIDLTLSRIDSSFFTGTRWEGDLTELELQWGRTIGQLPSPYTSGNPLVVPYQHNQGP